Within the Scomber scombrus chromosome 4, fScoSco1.1, whole genome shotgun sequence genome, the region CAGACTCTCGCCCTCCTGCCTTATACGGCTTTAAAATCTCTTGGCAATTACAGCAGCATGTTAAATCTCATTCCAAATAATTGGAAACTAAGTGTTCTCTTGAGGGGAGAGACTCTAATCCGAGCTATTGTGGCTGCAATATAAGCAAACATCCACCCCTCTGTTGCACTGTCTGTTATTCAGCCATCATAACATGAGACATGAGAAATCCATCCTGCAGAATGTGGGATAAACTTTGAAAGCTCTGTACAGATTATACCTGTtctgctttatatatatatatatatatatatatatatatatatatatatatatatatataaaaacaggaCATACTCTATACTTGAGTTTATTTTCTGGTTATACTGTCAACTATAAAACACTTATGTTTGTGTTATGGTTGTTATGGTTACAGTATCAAGTGGGACAGCTGTTCTCAGTGGCTGAAGCAAGTAAAAATGAGACGGGTGGCGGTGAGGGCATTGAGGTACTCAAGAATGAGCCCTAtgaaaaagatggagagaaaggacAGTATACACACAAAATCTACCACCTGAAGAGGTACGTgtctttatttccctttttaattgGCTGCCATAATTTGCCTCCTTTTCAGTGTAATTGCAGTGTGCTACCAGCCAGTGGCAGTATTGTCTTACCTGCTGTTCATTTTCCCTCCTGCCAGTCCTCCCTGTAGAACCACTCATAAATCCAGCAATGTACTCATCCAGTTACATTCACCCATTCCCATCCTCTTTCCCCACCCTACAGTAAAGTCCCAGGGTTTGTCAAGATGTTAGCCCCCGAAGGCTCCTTGGTATTTCATGAAAAAGCCTGGAACGCCTACCCTTACTGCAGAACCAGTGAGTCCCCTCCTTACATGACTTTACCCTGAAACCCCTCACCTTCTCCTGGGTTAAATCAACTTTTGTTTCCTGCATCATGGCTGTGAATTTTCTGTTGGTGttcatttacagtgttttatttaatatgtgtaggtaatggtgtgtttttttccccctttctcccAATGCTTGACCTCAATCAGTTGTGACGGTAGGTAGCCTTCaatggcttctttttttatatttgtaaaataaaaaagccttCCTTCGACTAAATTCAAGGTATTGCAGTTAACTCAGTTAGCTTTCTATACATacaatttttatatatttatatatcctAACTCTTTCCTCCAGAATGAGTATATGAAAGACAATTTCTTCATTAAGATTGAGACGTGGCATAAACCAGACGTTGGAACACAAGAAAATGTGAGCACCTTCACAATATAACCAgcaaatattcagtttgaacTTTATATTTGAGTTTGTATGCTCTtcttacatgtttgtttgtttttctctctctctgtccctctctctcgctttctcagGTGCACAAACTAGACAGGCCCACATGGCAGGATGTCACTGTTGTACCCATTGACATTGCAGACAGAAGTGTGTCCTCTGCTGTAAGTAGAAACATTTGGCACATTTTTCAATGGAAGCTAAAAGCAGTTTGGCGCCTTCATGTGGACAAGCCTGATCATTACCAAATTAACTACCAAACCCAATACACTGTCTTCACATAAGGAACTTTCAAATcgtgattatttatttaagagAGGAGCTATTGGTTGATTTCATTTAAGTTACTTCCTTCACAAAAGTTTCTTAATTTCATTGGAGTTTAATTTGGAGTTGCTGAGAACAAAAAGTATGAAGTGATTTGGGAAATCTAGGTTGCAGCCAGAGTTGGGACAACACTGAAATCATAAGCATCAGTCTCATTTCAAATGTTATGTATCCCACAATTCAGCTTTTGGCTCTGTCTTTTCTAATCtattatttttgtagtttataTGTCATAAAATAAGCTGTGGGAATTTGTGCTTCATTTTAAGATGATGTCTTCCTGATGTTTTGCTTTCAGAGCAACTTTTAAAATCCTGATTGAAGTTATAATGATATAAGATGGAAAAACCTGCAAATCATCACATTGGAGAAGCTGAAATctgtaaatgttcaaaaaaaacctaaaactgTTGATTCATCTTAACGAAGGACTAATTCATTAAGCGGCTAATTGTTTCAACCTTTTGTTGCACAGTGGAAAACTGCTTAGAGTGATCACATCTGTCTTGGTCGAATTGAACACTATAAGTGGAAGAATTATTagatttattatttctttatttctttattatatctttttttctttttctttgtttctgatGCAGTTTACATGAATACAATGAAACAGACAACTTAGCTATTTACTgaattttatgttgtttgttgtctCAAAGCACAGTACAGCTGTTTCAAATGCTTGTTTTGCTGCTGCATCTCATCGACTCGTTTTTGGCAGTTTGTCATCAGCTTGGAGCAGCTTTTCATTGAGAAAAGAAGTTTCTTTATCAGTTCATGATTTCAATGTGCACGTAGCACCAGTTTCAGGTAACCAGTCAGAAGCAGAGAGGTTACTAAGAAGCAATAATGGTGCTGCAACCGTTAatcaaaaaaacagaattaccattgtttcaactttttttcccccaaatgtttaaaatgatcacaGGAAGTGGGCTACTTAATTAAACAGCATTGGAATTATTCTGTCCCAATTTTTTTGATCTATGCAAGCAGCTGATCACTGTAACTGTGATCACTGTGAGCAGTTCCCACAATACTGTAGTGTGTCTACTGGGTTTAGTGGGTCCGACATTGGTGGTATAACTGTCTCGTTGAGAGATTTAGAATTTATTTTAGTTCATCTGCATCACTACAAGTACAATGAAACACATGCCTTGCTGGCTAAGAGAAGGAAGTAAATGGCATCTTGCAGAATATTGAATTATACGGTTAGAGTAGATTGAAAACTCATTCCAAGATGTATTGATTTATATGTGAATTGTGTAACATTTGGTCTCCGTTTGACTAAATCTCCTCATGCTTCTTACTTTTTACTGAACATTACTTCTTTCTTCGAAatctttgtgtttaaaaaacgACACATTGAGTTTGACAGGAGCATCTGAAGGTTCCCtcaataacatttcaaaatataaatatgagtTTTTAATGCTCCACATTGAATCTCTGAAATCTTATTTGAAGATGTTACAAGTTGTTGCTGTTATTTGACATCACATTGCCTCATTTCACTGTGGCTCTGTGAGCGTTGTATGTGTGGCTATTTGGCTGAGTAGTGTTGGTttctctgtgtgcgtgtgtgtgtgtgtacgtgtttgTTTGGGGTGGGTAGTTAACGAGGCGGACGTGTTTGCCTTGCTGGAGGAGCGTGTTGTGTCTGAGGGCCCTATCAGCCCTCAGCCTCAGGCATGGCTGCAGGGCCTGGGGCGTACCGCCAGCACCGATGAGTTTGTTAGTGTAATTAAGGCTCACAGTGCTTCGTATGCCGGAActagacaaatacacacacggCACAAGCACACTCACGCTCTAACACACACTCTGTTACTTGAGGAGTAGCTCCGTTTTCGTCTAGCGCGGCACATCGATTCACAGACCTCATTAGCGCAGAACAGTGTATTGTTATAGTGATGGAGCTCTCAGCATTAAAACAGCcaaattattgtgtgtgtgtgtgtgtaagggtgGGTTTCTCTCAGTTTCCACACATTTGGCACCCTCCTGTTGGCCAATAGCCCTGAAAAGTAGCTTTTAGCTGCAGGcgcatcatgatttatttaaaattgcTGGGCCCTTGAGCTGTTGATAATTTGAAAgctatttcatttatttgtattactaTTTCTCTTGACTCTTTCATGAAGTCAACATTGTCATGTGCTCGGCATATGTGTTCAGTATCCTTCTATATGCGTTAAGGATCTGTTTGCCATGGGACCAAGATCCTCTTGCGCATTGAACAAGGAGCCATTGGCTCACATAAATTGGTTTGCTAGGATATGTCTGTGTTCTGTATATGGGGTATAAGTGGTGCTGTTGCGATTAGGGCAGTGTACTCTGcctcacatacacaaatactTCAATATGCAGCAACCAGAACACCCATCAGCTCTCATGCAGGTACATTCACTTCTATGAACTGGCAGCATTGTCACCCTAATTAAACAGATGCTGCTGGTGGCATTAACGGCCCACAGACGCTGTTTTATCTCCAAGCCACTTATGTCTGAGTTGTGCTGTGGCCTTCTTGCTGCATGACATTATCTCTGAGGATGGTGGGCTTTGGCAAAGTGTAGTGTAAAGTGTACGACAAACACACCAACAATTCTGTAAATGACTTATTCTTGTGCAGTGCTCAGTTTAGAATATTTGAAGAATCTTAACAAATCTcctgttaaaaaagaacaataaacaaaacttgcagatttctttaaaactttgttaacaaataaaaattaatgcTAAAACACCTATTTGTTGCTTAAATTATAATGTACCATATTTTATTAgtattctgatttttttcacaACTTGGTAAATAGTTTGTCAGCTAAATGTGATGTGCTCTGCTTTGTATTAATTGTGTTTCTCGCTCTAGGACTACAAGCCAGATGAAGACCCCGCCATATTCAAGTCAGTGAAGACCGGCAGAGGACCCCTGGGTCCCAATTGGAAGGTACTGATCTGCTACCTTCATATCTGTTCATCGTCATTTACATATACAAGACACATACCGGCAGATGtaatcaaacacatttttctcctAAAACATTGAATTGCACAAGACCTATAATTCTGTGCAGTtcttcattgtttaaaaaaaaaaaaaaaaaaggcagctgcagtgtttttacCCTGGAAATTCAACATGGCTGGAgtaattttacagtttaacagaaAATTTCCACAGCATAAAAAACGGAAAGATATGCAACATCTGTAAATCTGTCGAGAGCAGGCTCTCCTCCCCACAGAGGGGCCTATGCCAACTCTGAAGGCGCTACAGGGTTCAACGGCTGAGATGAGATGTGATGGGATGGGAGACACTGTGAACAGCTATTGTTGAGAAACCCACTACAAACAAAAAGCCATTGTTAAAAACCAAACACATCACATTTGGCTTGTGCCGCTGGAAGGTATGTGCAAGACTCTCAAACATAGTGGAAGAAAGTTCAGTGGGCTGAGACCAAAGATTGAGCTGGTGTGTGGTGTTGGTGATgacagcatcatgctgtggggatgctCCACTGCAGCAGGCCTGGAAAGCATGGGGAAGATAGTGGGTAAAACGAATGAAGCAAAATACAGGAAAACTTAATGCAATCGGCGAGCAAACTGCTATCTGGGAAAAGATTTCTTTTCCAGGAAGACACTGATCCCAAGCAGAAAGGTTCTCAGGAAATGCCTAAAACAACAGTGTTAATGTCGTAGAGTTGGAGTCTGAGACCAGACCTCAATCCAATCAAGAATTTGTGGCTGGACttgaaaaatgcatttcattcaTGGCCCCTGTGCAACCCGACAGAGCTACAGCAGGTTTTCAAAACAgaattgggggaaaaaattgtgGTGTCCAGATGTGCAACACTGATATAGATGTATTCTCATAGACTCTTAGACACTAGATAATTATAGCACTACTAGATAAGAACATGTCCCACTGCAGGACTGTAAGGCTACACTCACACCAAATCCGACAATGCGTAAAAAAAACTTCAGTCCTCCCATTCCTTTGTATGGGAGCAGCGTGTTTATACTATTGGAGTGGGGGCTGCAATGGGCTCAGCAAAAAAACTGCAGCGGCTGTCCAGCAAGGGGTGGAACTGGACTAAATTTTTGCCAAAACGCAACCTGACGTCACACTGCAGTGGccaatcacatacatgcaagTGCACATTCCTGGTGGGTTACTTGGTAACTTAAACGCTTTATTCATCTGTTTACCTTGTGATTATCGTGAcgaaagattttaaaaagttgctACTGTGaaaactttccagagttgtaaaatacTGTCTGTGAGTTTTACAAACCACTGCGTGGGGTTTTGGGTCCTGATGAGTCTTAAATGCGTTAATTTGCAACTCCAACTCTGCCTgctggatcatatttcattgtctcactgtTACCTCAAacaacaaaccccccccccccgcgcgTCATAGTGCCTGACTGGcggatttggtgtgaatgcagcctaAGGCTGCAATTTGATGAAGACAAATCACCTCTTTCTCAGCTCTAATTGGGTCTAATAGAAATTTCAAGTCACTGGGTCAGTTAAGGTTTTACTCTGAGCTCTGCCTATCTGCTATGTGTGtgacagcagagacagaaatggGATAGAGACTATTTGGACATTTATTCTAAAGTTGACAAGAAGTGATTCTGTATAAAGATTGATGTACTTTTGATGGAAAGTAAAAAGTCTATAAGACATGGCTCATCCTCACAGAGAAACTTTGTCAGGAGTTTAGTTGCTTCCTGCTGTACTTTGCCTTACCCTGCAGCCTCACAAATGGGTCCTGCTCACATTTAGAGCACTGAGAGTTTCTATTCTGCAGTGGAGCCCTCAAAGTTCACCATGGGAAACTTTCCTTTGCTTCAAGAATTTTCACAGAACAAAGGCAGccaaacagctttaaaaagtatgaataaagaagcacaactttttattttgtgtttttaattagatCACTTTCCCGTCCGCTGTGGACATGGAAAAAGGCTGTTtttgaaaaggtgaaaaaaaagtaGTTATGTGACAACAGAGGCACAATTTCTGCCAGCTTCTCAGAGCAATAAAACTCTTGTCTATCtctgcatgcacacatgctTGCATATCGGTACCCTTTGTATTTCTGAAAACTTCTGCTCCTTTGAGTGGggcacagagagggagagaagaaatgTCACCGTAAGTGTTTTGATGTAGAATCCGTTTCATGTGAAGTTCTCCTCTAGCGATGACAACTTTTCTAAACCTACTGCAAATTTAGAAATGTTTCTCATTtcccctctctcgctctcctccaTGATCATAGCATCAAACGGCAGTGGGATGAGGGTGATTGAGGCGGGTCTGTGGCATTTTCTCTTGGAATGCCGAGCCAGAATGAAGTGATTAATTAAACAGGTGTTCTCAGGGGGAGAGTATGTGTGTTCTGGGGGCGAGCAGGTCCTAGGTGTTAATAATGTAACCAGCTTTGCACCGCGACGCCCTTATCGCTTCGCGAGCACCGTTTTATCTGCCTTCTGTGGCCACAAAGGCATGCCTGTTGGGAACGGTGTCGCTGTCAGGGCGGAGGCAGAGAAATGGTCCCTTCATCTGGAGTTTATCCACTTTGCTCTGCCCCAAcccccccctcttccttttcttctcgTCTTCAGAGGGAGGCAGAGTGCAAGCTGCGGATGGATTTAGAAAGTGTGTTGTAGATTAGGGCTCTTTTATCTGTGCACAGCACATCTTCATATTGATAATTATTTCAGTAAGCTCCATACCCAAAGCATTATGTATTAATGATTTTTAGCTTTTAATGCAGCCAAGATTAGTCTAAAATAATATTCTCTCAGCCGTCTGCAGTTTTTTCGATTATTCTCTCATTGCAAAGTTTCTGTCAAGTTTTTGCTGCGTTATTTATTCTGATACTGTGTTCTAAAAAGTGATAGGATGTAAgtcttttcattcttttactgtttttctccCAACAGAGAGAGCTAGCGAGTAAGACTGACTGCCCAAAGATGTGTGCCTACAAACTGGTCACAGTCAAGTTCAAGTGGTGGGGTCTGCAGACCAAAGTGGAAAACTTCATCCATGAGGTTAGAGAGACATGTTTACACAATGAAACATCACATAGGCTGGTTATCTTGTCCAGTTCCAGTTTGTAAAACCTTCTTGACCAGACTTGTGCTGGGTGATAATTCATTGTTATTACTAATTGACTTTCAGTGCAGTTATATCATGACagtattgtgtttttgtctcacaAATGTCTGATTAatgatttataatattaacaatgtttGAGGTGAGCAGTTTTGTCTGATGTAATTCATAGTGGAACACAGTTCATTGCATTGAGCATGATGTAATGTAGCACTCATATTCTGTATTgggaatatatatttttcaggcATTCCTATTAATATTGTGATAAACAATGCAAACATATCACAGCCCTAAACATAGCCTACTGCTGTCTTTCAGCAAGAAAAGAGGATCTTCACTAACTTTCACCGTCAGCTTTTCTGTTGGATTGATAAGTGGGTGGAGCTGACTATGGAGGACATCCGACGGATGGAGgaagagacacagagggagCTGGATGAGGTGAGTAGATAATTGAGAGCTCAATTTAAACCTTGTGCATATGATACAGATACTGATTACTGTTTTTGCAACCCAAATGAAGACGTGGATAGCacaaagaaagaagataaatgtgtgttaatgaatAAATAGGAGGATTCAGTATATTATAATGAAGAGGCTTTCCAAGGACTAACATTTTACAACACTTGTCCATGGTAACCTTAATCCTCGCTGCCCGCACAGACTTCCTAATCGCCTTTTCTGTGATTTACTGTACCCCTTGCTTTTGTCTAGATGCGTAAGAAGGGCTCTGTGCGTGGCACAAAGGCTGCAGAGGAGTAGCCAGGCCAGGTGTAGGTCTGAGTGTGGCTGTGTAAGTTCTCCCTGGTATCTGAGGGGCCAGTCTCAGATACTTCCTCCGCTCCCTGTGGGTTTTCCGTGTTTCTGCTCACCTGTGCTGCTCTCACTCCTCTGTTTGGTGTTGTGAAAAGGGGGTTTATGTTCACGGGGTCTctgcgcacgtgtgtgtgtgttttcatgtttagcTTCATAGCTCACTCTGAATTAGTTAATAACAACAGATTGCAGAAAAATATGACGCATGTGCCAGGTCGTTAAGTGTTTTGCTGACCCATTGAAAGCCTGTTAGCGTGGTTCGCATGAGTGCGTGTTGAGAGCGTATGTGTACACACTTCTGTATGCAAGTGCCTTGTCCTCTGGATATAGCCAGACATCTGTGCAAACTTTTCTCAGAATCACACGTGCTATTTTTTAAGAGGTGGCCAGCAGTTAAAAACATACAGAGAAGGCCTGCTCGAGCTTAGTACCTGCAATCCACTACTTCCCCGTAGAGGAATACAAGGCAGAGAAGTAAATCACAGGCTTTAATTTCTGTGAATCACATTCTCTGTAAAACCTTACCACTGGTTTGCTCTTGGAACTACTCTAAATATCTCTATAATATAATAGTCTGGGAGCTTTTGGCCGTACaaggagaaaaagggaggaatcCGGGCTGGACTGGACAAAGTGGGCCAGGCTCAAACATTCCTGGCTTACAACCAACATACAGCATTTTGTGCTTTGCGCCCCCcttctcccctccccccccctaCTTCTCACATCTCGCCCAATTCAGCATGTGTTTCCCATTTGTCCCTCGGAACAAGTAAACGGGCGGGTGCCATCAAAGAGGGCTGCGGCGAGGAGGCCGATGAGGCCTGAAGCTCTAGGCTCAAGGGTTAGTGGGGTCACAGTTACAAGACAACACGGTGTGATGCTGCTCCAAGTCTACACAGAGATGCTGCGATCCAGGTTCTTGACAAGACTGCACTGGGTGAATGACTAACTCCGCTACGGACGCAACACACTAACCATCatgtctgtcatttttttttgtgtgtgtatagcgGTAGAGTTGTGTGGGTCTAGATAGAAGGGGGGGGTGGgcatgagagaaagaaagggcaAGAGAGGCGGTGACTTCAAGATGGctccttttttcctcattaACATACAAATGGAATTCTGCAGTTGAGAAAgagtctgtgctgtgattgagAAAAACGGGAGGGTggatggggaaaaaaggatGGGGTGAATCCTCACGCCATTTCATCAGATCTGTCTGTTCCTCTGTTTAGAGCCACTGTTAGTTTGAACTGTTCCATTAAGGTGTTTGGCTATCAGATTCTCACACTAATTGACTTTCCAAAGCCATCAGCCTCAGGGTGGGAGAATCTGAAAGTGATGCTTTTATCTACCTAGAAGACAAACAAGACTCTtgataaggatttttttttttttgcttttaggAAAAGCTGAAAGATTTCAGTTTGCAGAAGAAaacgtgttgtatttttaatgctttGAGATGCAAGAAATAAGACCCAAAGTCATATCtaaggaataaaaatgagtcTAAACCTGTGCGCATTAACTAACAACCATTCCACTGAATGCAAACATCCACTAAACCTGCTCTCACCTGTTCAGCTTACATAagtctaatgtgtgtgtgtgtgtgtgtttttttaaattattatttccttttgtttcccCACAGCTCCGCAAACGGGGTGAAGTACGAGGAACCAGTGCTGCAGACGAATGAAAACGGGacactgattttttaaaacgACCACGATGACAGCAGTGATGGAGATCGCTAAGAGGGCTTCTTTGGTGCCACTTTTTACCTTAACTGATTCAGGCAGTggaggtggggtggggtgggggggttctcTGCTACCTGCAATCTATAGAGCAGATCCCTGACTTGCACCCAATCATAGACATTCTATCCACTGAGGAATTGATTTCTAGAAACCAACACGATCCTAGCTGATAAGACTCTGGTTATTTTGATCTCCTGGGCAGAGAAAGGCCAGCTATCAGCATCATGTTATTGACAAGACTTAGGCTTCTGGATAGATATGAAGAAGAGCTACTTGTGATTAAAGATAATTCTTTTTACAGCAACAAATTCATTGGCTTGAATCCAGTGGCAGGTGTTGGACCAAATATTTCTTCTTGTTATTTTGgcaatttgtgatttttttccccccctccttttaTATCTCCAAAACATTCCTCTCAAGATGATGCCCTGTCTGACCTTTCTTTGTCTTCACAGTTTTAACTGTACATACTGTGGCTCAGTGGTTTGCATTCCCTGGCATGAGTCTGTCTGTCATACTCATGTTCCTTCCTGCCACAGCCTCCATTAAGAGATTACTAACACCCTTGGCGCCTTGGCCTATTGTAATCCTTCCCCCATCACCCCACCTCACCCAAAGCACTGCATCTTATTAACTCTGACAATCATGTCTGTGCAGGTATTCACtcacttccacacacacacacacacacacacacacacacatgcatatgacACATATACATCAGGCACATACAGATAAACATGTGAAATcattctcacatacacactcacaggtGTGGATGCCTTTGCGGTGACTGAGCTCTTGAAAGCTCAAGCTGGGCAGATCCATGCAAGCTTGATCAACCAAAGGATGTTACTTTGGATGTGTTTATAGCtctcactgattttttttttctctctctctctctctctctctctgactctgtcCTTTCCCCGACACACTCCTTATCCTTATTctgaaaacattcacacataacATACAACACTGCATTCACCTCCAGAACAGATGTCCCCAGAGAAAAACTGCACTGAAAAACAGCCACAGATGGTGCTATACCCCTCCAGCCTCTGTCACAAACTAAAGCGCTCACCCCGCCTCACCCAGCCCACCCCCAGAGGCCTGTCTTACTCATCTGGCTCTCCGTGGTAGAGCGGGGTTTCCAAAAGGCCTCTTGCCTCTCTGCTTCATCCTAGGTGTGTTTACAGATTCATAAAAAGCCTTACCAGTGCCCAGTCGACACCAGCACCACACACTGCTTGCCTTAATCTCTGGACTTTTGCACCTATTGGACCTAT harbors:
- the LOC133978895 gene encoding phosphatidylinositol transfer protein beta isoform isoform X1; its protein translation is MVLIKEYRVVLPCSVEEYQVGQLFSVAEASKNETGGGEGIEVLKNEPYEKDGEKGQYTHKIYHLKSKVPGFVKMLAPEGSLVFHEKAWNAYPYCRTIVTNEYMKDNFFIKIETWHKPDVGTQENVHKLDRPTWQDVTVVPIDIADRSVSSADYKPDEDPAIFKSVKTGRGPLGPNWKRELASKTDCPKMCAYKLVTVKFKWWGLQTKVENFIHEQEKRIFTNFHRQLFCWIDKWVELTMEDIRRMEEETQRELDELRKRGEVRGTSAADE
- the LOC133978895 gene encoding phosphatidylinositol transfer protein beta isoform isoform X2 — encoded protein: MVLIKEYRVVLPCSVEEYQVGQLFSVAEASKNETGGGEGIEVLKNEPYEKDGEKGQYTHKIYHLKSKVPGFVKMLAPEGSLVFHEKAWNAYPYCRTIVTNEYMKDNFFIKIETWHKPDVGTQENVHKLDRPTWQDVTVVPIDIADRSVSSADYKPDEDPAIFKSVKTGRGPLGPNWKRELASKTDCPKMCAYKLVTVKFKWWGLQTKVENFIHEQEKRIFTNFHRQLFCWIDKWVELTMEDIRRMEEETQRELDEMRKKGSVRGTKAAEE